In Armatimonadota bacterium, the genomic window CAACAACTCCGACCTGGCCGCCGAGTGGATCCCCACCCTGGTCTTCGGCATCCCCGGCGACGCCTTCACCGCCGTCGTCCTGGGGATTCTGATGATGAAGGGGATGCGCCCGGGCCCGGCCATCCTGCACAACTACGCCGATGTCCTGGTGGCCGTCTACATCACCTTCATCCTGGCCAACCTGCTCATGGTCCCCCTGGGGTTCCTGGCCATCCGCGCCAGCAGCCAGATGGTGCGCCTGCCGCGTAACGTGCTGGTCCCGGCCATCCTCATGATGTGCGTGGTGGGGGCATATGCCATCAACAACAGCCTCTTCGACGTGGGGCTGATGCTGGGTATGGGCATCCTGGGCTTCATCCTGGAGGCGATGGAGTTTCCGGTGGCGCCCATCGTCCTGGGGCTGGTGCTCGGTCCGCTCCTGGAGCAGAACTTCATGATCAGCCTGATCAAGAGCGAGGGTCATCTCCTCCTCTTCTTCAGCCGTCCGGTGAGCGTGGCCCTGGGCGTCCTCACCATTGGGGTGTGGCTCCTGCCGCTGGCCACGCTGGCCTGGCGGCTGTTGCGGCGCCGCAAGGCCGCCCCGGAGCCCGCTGCTGAGGGTTAACGGCCCGCCGGAGCGCAATCTCTGGCCGCGGCCATCACGCTCTCATCAGGCACAGGTGCACCGGGCATAGGAGGGAGGCGATGTTCGACCGGATGAAGAGGGAAGCGATGTTCGACCGGACGAAGCTGCGCGGCGTCGTCGTTCCCGCGGTGACCCCCTTCGAGGACGACGGGTGCACCGTGAGCGAACCGGGGGTGCACCAACTGGTCGAGTTCCTCGTCGAGCAGGGCATCCACGGGATCTTCGTGGCCGGCACCACCGGGGAGGCGCCCGCCCTCGACGACCTGCAGTGGCGTCGCCTGGTGCAGGCCGCCAGCAAGGCCCTGCGTGGTCGGGTTCCGCTTCTCGCGGGTGTCATCGCCCCCACCACGGCCCTGGCCGCGGCGCGGGCCCGCCAGGCGGCCGACCTGGGTGCAGACGTGGTGGTGGCCACCACGCCCTACTACTACCTGCCCACGCAGCGCGAGCTTCTGGGCCACTTCCAGGCCATCGCCCGGGCCACGCCGCTGCCGGTCCTGCTCTACAACATCCCCCAGAACACCAAAGTGCCCATCGGCCTGGCGGCTTGCCGGGAGCTGGCCGGCCTGGGGCAGATCGTGGGCTTGAAGGACTCCGCGGGAAACGTCACCGAGTTCCGCCAGGCCGTCACCGCGCTGCGTGCCGGTGGGCGCGACTTCCGCATGTTCCTGGGCACCGATCACCTGACGGATGTGGCGGTGCTGGTGGGGGCGCAGGGCACGGTGCCCTCGCTGGGCAATGTGGCCGGGCGGGAGTTGGTGGCGGCCTTCGAGGCGGCAGAGGCCGGCGACTGGGCGCGCAGCGCGCGCCACCAGGAGCGGGCAGCCGCCCTGGCCCGCATCTACGACGTGCGGGGGGAGATCCACCAGACGGGGATCATCGTCGGGCTGAAGTGCGCGCTGACCCTGCTGGGGATTCCCGCGGGCCCGCCGGCACCGCCCGCACTGCCGCCGACCGGCGAAGAGGTACGGCAAGTAGAAGCGATCCTTCGGGAGGGCGGGCTGCTCCCGTGAAGCCAGAGGTCGTCACGGCCGGCGATGCCATGCTCCGCCGCTCCCCGGAGGTCGTCACCATCGGTGAGACCATGCTCCGCTTTACCCCGGAGTCCGGACAGAGCCTGGAGCAGGCTGACACTTACCGGGTGGACGCTGGCGGGGCCGAGTCCAACGTGGCCGTGGCGCTGGCGCGCCTGGGCCGGCGGAGCGCTTGGATCTCCTGCCTGCCTTCCACCCCTCTGGGCCGACGCATCGCCTCCCGCATCGCCAGCCATGGAGTGGACATCTCGCGCGTGATCTGGACTCCCCAGGGCAGGCTCGGGCTCTGGTTCCTGGAGCCCCCTGTGCCCCCGCGTCCAGGCCGGGCCTACTACGACCGCGCAGGATCTGCGTTCAGCCAGATCGACCCCGACGAGGTGGACTGGGCCTTCGTCCGCTCAGCGCGCTGGCTCCACCTGACGGGGATCACCCCGGCCCTCAGCGCCGGTTGCCGCGCGCTGGTAGGGCGGGCGCTCGACGAGGTTGCCGGCACGGCGCTCACCGTCTCCTTCGACGTGAATTACCGGGCTCGGCTGTGGCCGCCGGAGCAGGCGCGGGAGGTCCTGGAGCCGGTGCTGCACCGTGTGGAGGTCATCTTCTGTCCCCTGCGGGACGCCCGCACTGTGTTCGGCGAGACCGCTGAGGCTGAGGAGGTGGCCTCCCGGTGGGCACAGCGGTATGGCGCCCGCGTGGTGGTGATCACGGCGGGGGAGGCGGGTGCCGTGGCCTTTGACGGATCCCTGCACCGGGTGGCCAGGCGCTATCCGGTGCAGGCCGTCGACCCGGTGGGGAGAGGAGACGCCTTCGTCGCCGGCTTCATCGGCGGCTATCTGGAAGGCGGCACGCCCACGGCGCTGGAATGGGCTGCGGCCCTGGCGGCGCTCAAACAGACCTACGCCGGCGACCTGGTCTGGTGCACCCGGGAGGACCTGCTGGACGTGATCGTGCAGGGGGATGACGGGATTCGCAGGTAGCATTCCCCCTGCCACTACTGACCCGCATGCTCCTCGTCAGTAGGGGTAGCGGCATTGTGTCATCCCGAAAGTGTATCATGATTGCACTGCACGACTTCCTTGAACCTCATCGGCGATTCGCCCGGTGAGTCGCGGCGCGCAGCCGGACGGGCAGGAGCATGGGGGTCCGGCTGGCATATGCCCGGTAGGCGTCGCCGAACTCCTGGGCCAGATAGGCCTCCTCGCGCCGGGAGAGACGGTAGTACAGGACCAACAGGACCGGCCACATCACCAGTCCCGGAAGAGTAGGCCAGTGGACCAGCCACCCGGCCGTCACCAGCAGGACGCCCAGGTACTGCGGATGGCGCAGGTAGCGGTAGACCCCGCCCGTCGCCAGCGATCCCCGGGCGCGGTAGACCTCCCGCCAGCCGAGCACAACCAGAAGCACGCCCACAGCGCTGACGATCGACCCCAGGGGCATCCCGACCCGATACATGTAGAGCATGAACTGGCGCTCGAAGAGCGTCAGGCCGAGAGCCGTGGACAGAAAGTAGGCCGTCAGCGGAAACCCGAACATCTCGGCGAACAGGGAGACGACGAAGGCGGCGTAGATGCCGTGGGTGCGCCAGTCCCGCCGCAGCCGCACCGGGATCAGCCCCAGGAAGGCCAGGAAGACCGCCACCGAGCCGACGACAAGGCCCCAGCGGCCCCGGGAGATGACCAGCATGTCGTCATGCATTCGTCCCTGCGTCAGCAGGATCAGCGAGTGCCCCGCACCAATGAACAGAAAGGCGACCGCCAGCGCAGCACCGCCAAACGCCACAGCGTTGGCCATCGTCCTTCCGGTCAGACGGTCCTCGATCTGCATGTCCTGCTCCCTGGATGACGTAGCCACAACCGTCTTCTCCGCTCCTGACGGTTCACCCCTCCCGTGGTCAGGAACCAATGTAGGCGCGCCTGACCAGCACATTGCCGCTCAGCTCCTGTGCGGATCCGGCAAGCACGATGCGGCCGTTCTCCAATACGTAAGCTCGGTGTGCCAGGCGGAGGGCCACCTCCACGTTCTGCTCGACCAACAAGAGAGTCACGCCTGCCTCGTTGAGGGCGCGGATGGCCCTAGCCACCTCCCGCACCACGTAGGGAGCCAGGCCCATGGAGGGCTCGTCCAGCAAAAGCAGGGCCGGTTGGGCCATCAGGGCCCGGGCTATGGCAAGCATCTGCTGCTCTCCGCCCGAGAGGCTGCCGGCTCGCTGCTGTCGCCGTTCCCGCAGGAGGGGAAAGAGCGCGTAGGTGCGTTCCAGGTCGGCGGAGAGGTCTCTGTTACGGGTATAGGCCCCCATCTCCAGGTTCTCCAGAACGGTCATCTCAGGGAAGAGCTTGCGCCCCTCAGGGCAATGGGCAATGCCCAGGCGCACGATGGCCTCAGCAGGGAGCCGGGTGATGTCGCGGCCATGGAAGGTGATGCTCCCTTCGCGGGGGTGGACGAGACCTGAGATTGCTCGCAGCGTGGTGGACTTCCCCGCGCCGTTGCTGCCGAGGATGGCGACGATCTCCCCCGCCCCCACGTCGAGGGAGATCTCCTGGAGCGCACGGACACGACCGTAGTAGACCGTGAGCTCCCGCAGCGCCAGTAGCGGCGGTCGCTGCGGAGGCGAGGAGGAGTTAGGCCCGCCGTGAGGTGACATCGCCAGCTACAGGATGCCGTCGCCGCCCAGGTATGTGGCGATTACGGCAGGGTCAGCGCGCACCGTCGCCGGTGGTCCTTCCGCCAGCTTCTCCCCGTGGTGCATTACGACCATCCGGTCGCAGTGCCTCATGAGCGTGTTCATGTGGTGGTCAATGAGGAGCACGGTAACGCCGCGCCCGCGGATGCGGTGGATCAATGCCATCGTGCTGTCAGCCTCCGCGGGATTCATCCCGGAGAAAGGCTCGTCTAGCATAAGGAGTTCGGGCGCCGCTGCCAGCGCAATCGCGATCCCCAGCACTCGCTGGTCTCCATAGGGCAGCTCCTCACCCCGGCGCGTCCGCTGGTCCCGCAGTCCGGTGAAGGCCAGCACCTCCTCCACGCGGGGACCGACCGCAGCGTGTGCATCCATTCCGCGTCCCAAGAGCGTGCGGCGGAGACCGCCGGGTTCGTGGAGGTGGCAGCCGATGGCCACGTTCTCCTCGACGGTAAGGTGGCCGAAGACCCTGGTCTGCTGGAACGTACGCACAATGCCGATCCGGGCTAGGGAAGGAGTCGGCAGTCCGGTGATGTCACGCCCCTTGAACAGCACTCGGCCTCCGCTCGGCCGGATAAAGCCGCTGATCACATTGAACGTCGTGGTCTTGCCCGCGCCGTTCGGGCCGACCAGGCCAAGAATCTCTCCCTGGATGACGCGGAAGGACAGGTCGCTTACGGCACGGAATCCGCCGAAGCGGACGCTCAGGTTCTGGACCTCCAGTATAGTCTGACGACTTAGGTTCACGTGGGCCACCTAGCCATCAGGTCCCTCCACCCACCCACGAGACCTCTCGGGAGGAACGCAATGCTGGCGATGAGGAAGATGCCGAAGACGATCTCTGCCAGCACCGGTGAGAGGTTGCGCAGTATATCGCGCAGGACGGTGAGGAGGATCGGACCCACCAGCGGTCCCGCCGGTGTGCCGGCGCCACCCACCAGGTTCATGACGAAGAGGTCGAAGGAAGCAACAAACGTGAAGATCTCCGGGCTAAGAAACGTCGTGTAGTGCGCGTAGAGCGAGCCCGCAAGACCGGCGAAAGTCGTGCTGACCACGAAGACAAGGACCTTGTACCTGTGGGTGACAACGCCCACCGTCATGGCCAGGTCCTCGTCCTCCCGGATGGCCACCAGAGCCCTCCCCATCCGCGACCGAGCAACGCGGCTGCGCACCCAGAGCACGAAGACGACAACTACCAGGACGAGGTAGTAGTACCCGACCTTGGACTGGAAGGTGTTGAGGGTGTAGGTACCGAGTCCGGGCAGGTGGATCTTCGCGAATGGGATCCCCGGCAGGCCCATCGGACCTCTGGTCAGCCGCACCAAACTCGTGAACAGAAGGGTGAGGATGATGCCGAAAACGAAGGTGACCAGCGCGAAGTAGTGTCCCCGCAGCCGCAGCGAAGGGTAGCCGATGAAGAGCCCCGCAACCGCTGCGGCTGCCGCTGCACCGAGGAGGGCGAGGGGGAAAGGCAACCCGCCGCGCATCACCAGCAGCGCAGATGTGTAGGCTCCGACCCCCCAGAAGCCCGCATGGCCCAGGGAGATCAGCCCGGTTTGCCCGATGAGGAGATCGAGGCTCGCCACCAGGATGATGTTGATGGCGATGAGGACCAGCAGGTTCTGGTGCGCCACGCTCCGCAACCCCAGCGGCAGAAGGGCCGCCACGCCTGTGAGACCGGCCGGCATCCACGCACGGATGCGGGTGCGCGGCCGGGGGGAGGCCAGGATGGCGCTAGGGTTCACGGGAATCTCCCCCCACCGTGTCTCAGGTCGCCGCCGGGCGCCCCAGCAGACCCTGGGGGCGGAGGAAGAGGATAAGGATCATCAGGGCAAAAGCGACCAGGTCGGCGAACTCCGCCGCCAGATATGCGGCGGTGAAGGTCTCAGCCAGGCCGATGATGAGGGCCCCCACGATCGCTCCGGGGACGCTCCCCATACCACCGAAGATGACGATGGCGAAGGACTTGAGGATGACTACCGCGCCGATGTGAGGGTCGAACGCCCGCATGGGAGAGACAAGGGCGCCAGCGGCACCTGCCAGCGATCCCGCCACGGCAAAGGCCAGCAGCGCTATGCGCTCCCCGCTGATGCCCACCAGCCGCGCCGCTTCGGGATTCTGGGCGGTCGCCCGTAGGGCCTTGCCGGGCTTGGTATGCCGGAGGAAGATCCACACCGAGCCGATCAGAATTGCGGTGGCCACCATGACGAAAAGCTGGTGGTAGGTCACAATGACGCCGCTTATCTCCAGCTTGGCGTCACCGAACGGGGAATGGATGAGACGAAAGTCACCTCCGAACGCCCAGAGCGCAGCGTTCTGCAGAATCAGGAGGATCCCCAGAGCGGCGATGAAGGTCGTCGCGCCGCCGTGCCGATGCAACGGTCGATAGACTACAGCGTCGTTCAGGACACCCAGGCCCGCGATGAGGAGCATGGCTAGCGGGATTGAGAGGAAGTAGCTCCCCACCAGACGGGTGAAGAAGAAGGAAACGTAGGCACCCAGCATGTAGAGCGCACCCTGGGCAAAATCGGCCACGTGCATCACGCCAAAGATCAGCGTGAGGCCCAACGCCACCAGGGCGTAGAGGCCGCTGAGGAAGAGGCCGTTGACCGCGTACTGCAGGAACGTCGCTGCGTCCGTCGTCGTCACCTGCCCACAAAGCCATTCCTCGCCCCGGAGCCCGCTGCGCGTGCAGGACGCCCATGGCAGGGGCTCCGGGGCGCAGCCATGGTGCCCGCGTCCTCTAGCGCCGGGGGCAGAGGTCCGCCGACGTCAGCACCACCGGTGGCTTCCCAGAGAACTCCCTGTCCACCAGCAGCGTCCGCCTCCCTTCCGCGTACGTGCCGACCCCGACCCGCACGTCTGCCTGGCCGCAGGAGAGAAATCCGTACGACCCTAGCGGCAGCTCAAACTTCTCCCCGGAGAGGATGCGGCGCACGACCGCTGAAGCCTCCGTAGTGCCCGCGCGCTCGATGGCCTGCTGTAAGAGGTAAATGGTGCCCCACCCCCAGCCGTTGTTTCGGGTGGCCCGCTTCTTGAAGTTATTGAGGAACGTGAGGCTCATCGTCCGGGCCATAGTCTCGGGTTCGGTACGGGTGAACCGCCGCGGGTCCACGCCGTCGTCATAGACCCACGGAAAGAAGAAGCCGTTGGCGCGTGCCCCTACCGCCTCCTGGTAGGCCACATCCTCCAGCAGATCGCTGCCGTAGAATCCCTGGGTCAGCCCCAGTTCGCGGAACTGCAGGGAGATGCCGATCATCTCCCCCACGAGACCGATGGCCACGATGGCGTCAGCCCCAGAGCCGCGCGCCTTGGTCAGGAGCGTCCGGAAGTCCGTCGTCCCGGGGAAGGCGTAGAACTCCGGCTCGGCCACGAAGCGTCCGCCCAGCCGCTCCAACGTCGCACGGAACTCGGTGATCATCGACCTCCCGAAGTCGGTGTTCTGGGCCATGGCGAAGAAACGCCGGTGGTTGTTCACCATGGCGGCATATTTGGCCAGCGGTGCCATCTCCACCTTGGCCTGCGGGCCCAGACGGACGGAGAGGACGGCGTTGGCCTTTTCCCTCGCCGCGCCGGTCAGGTCCGTGGCGAAGGCGTAGATCACCTGCGGAATGCCGGCCTGGGCGAAGATCGGCTGCATCGCCAGGGCCGCTGAGCTGCAGAAGCTACCGGCAGCGAAATCTACCCGCCGGGCTACCAGGCGGTTGGCCGCCTCGGTCCCACCCGCAGGGCTGCAGCGGTCGTCTTCAAACACCAGCTCCATTCGCACGCGCTGGTTGCCCACGCGGACCCCGCCGGCATCGTTAATAATCTTGGCTGCGACCTCAGCGCCTTCCCGGGACTCGGTGCCCTCGCGTGCTGCCGCTCCGGTGAGCGGCAGGGCAAACCCGATGGTCACGCGGTCCGGCAGTGGCGCTGCAGCCCCCGGGCTCAGGCCAGCCGTCAGCACGACGGCAACCAGCACCGGGATAGCAAGCCTCCCTTTCAGACGTACCGCCCTCCGTTCCAGCATCGACTCACCCCCCCTAGGGTATTGCTGTCGTTTCGCGCGTCTCCGTGTGCACAGGGCGGCGGACGTACTGGCCCGTCCGCTGGCCGATGACCCGTCCGTCAGCAAAGACCACCCGCCCGCGGAGGATCGTATGCGTCGGCCAACCGCGCACCCGCATCCCCGCAAACGGGGTGAAGTCCTGCGCCGAATGCAGCACCTCTGGCGCGACCACCTGCTCCCGCTCCAGGTCAATGATCGTTAGGTCGGCGTCGCTGCCGGGGGCGATCGTCCCCTTGCGCGGGTACAGGGCGAAAGCTCGCGCCGAATTGGCGCTGAGGAGCTCCGCGATTCGCCCGGCCGGCAGCCCACGGCGGTGCAACCCCTCGGATATCAGGTAGGGGTAGAGCAGAGCCGTGCCGCCAAATCCGGGCAGGGCCCGCCACAGGTCCTCGCCCTTCTGCTCCTCGAA contains:
- a CDS encoding branched-chain amino acid ABC transporter permease, translated to MTTTDAATFLQYAVNGLFLSGLYALVALGLTLIFGVMHVADFAQGALYMLGAYVSFFFTRLVGSYFLSIPLAMLLIAGLGVLNDAVVYRPLHRHGGATTFIAALGILLILQNAALWAFGGDFRLIHSPFGDAKLEISGVIVTYHQLFVMVATAILIGSVWIFLRHTKPGKALRATAQNPEAARLVGISGERIALLAFAVAGSLAGAAGALVSPMRAFDPHIGAVVILKSFAIVIFGGMGSVPGAIVGALIIGLAETFTAAYLAAEFADLVAFALMILILFLRPQGLLGRPAAT
- a CDS encoding sugar kinase; translation: MKPEVVTAGDAMLRRSPEVVTIGETMLRFTPESGQSLEQADTYRVDAGGAESNVAVALARLGRRSAWISCLPSTPLGRRIASRIASHGVDISRVIWTPQGRLGLWFLEPPVPPRPGRAYYDRAGSAFSQIDPDEVDWAFVRSARWLHLTGITPALSAGCRALVGRALDEVAGTALTVSFDVNYRARLWPPEQAREVLEPVLHRVEVIFCPLRDARTVFGETAEAEEVASRWAQRYGARVVVITAGEAGAVAFDGSLHRVARRYPVQAVDPVGRGDAFVAGFIGGYLEGGTPTALEWAAALAALKQTYAGDLVWCTREDLLDVIVQGDDGIRR
- a CDS encoding isoprenylcysteine carboxylmethyltransferase family protein, whose translation is MATSSREQDMQIEDRLTGRTMANAVAFGGAALAVAFLFIGAGHSLILLTQGRMHDDMLVISRGRWGLVVGSVAVFLAFLGLIPVRLRRDWRTHGIYAAFVVSLFAEMFGFPLTAYFLSTALGLTLFERQFMLYMYRVGMPLGSIVSAVGVLLVVLGWREVYRARGSLATGGVYRYLRHPQYLGVLLVTAGWLVHWPTLPGLVMWPVLLVLYYRLSRREEAYLAQEFGDAYRAYASRTPMLLPVRLRAATHRANRR
- a CDS encoding branched-chain amino acid ABC transporter permease, coding for MNPSAILASPRPRTRIRAWMPAGLTGVAALLPLGLRSVAHQNLLVLIAINIILVASLDLLIGQTGLISLGHAGFWGVGAYTSALLVMRGGLPFPLALLGAAAAAAVAGLFIGYPSLRLRGHYFALVTFVFGIILTLLFTSLVRLTRGPMGLPGIPFAKIHLPGLGTYTLNTFQSKVGYYYLVLVVVVFVLWVRSRVARSRMGRALVAIREDEDLAMTVGVVTHRYKVLVFVVSTTFAGLAGSLYAHYTTFLSPEIFTFVASFDLFVMNLVGGAGTPAGPLVGPILLTVLRDILRNLSPVLAEIVFGIFLIASIAFLPRGLVGGWRDLMARWPT
- a CDS encoding ABC transporter ATP-binding protein; translated protein: MSPHGGPNSSSPPQRPPLLALRELTVYYGRVRALQEISLDVGAGEIVAILGSNGAGKSTTLRAISGLVHPREGSITFHGRDITRLPAEAIVRLGIAHCPEGRKLFPEMTVLENLEMGAYTRNRDLSADLERTYALFPLLRERRQQRAGSLSGGEQQMLAIARALMAQPALLLLDEPSMGLAPYVVREVARAIRALNEAGVTLLLVEQNVEVALRLAHRAYVLENGRIVLAGSAQELSGNVLVRRAYIGS
- a CDS encoding ABC transporter ATP-binding protein, producing MNLSRQTILEVQNLSVRFGGFRAVSDLSFRVIQGEILGLVGPNGAGKTTTFNVISGFIRPSGGRVLFKGRDITGLPTPSLARIGIVRTFQQTRVFGHLTVEENVAIGCHLHEPGGLRRTLLGRGMDAHAAVGPRVEEVLAFTGLRDQRTRRGEELPYGDQRVLGIAIALAAAPELLMLDEPFSGMNPAEADSTMALIHRIRGRGVTVLLIDHHMNTLMRHCDRMVVMHHGEKLAEGPPATVRADPAVIATYLGGDGIL
- a CDS encoding ABC transporter substrate-binding protein, with product MLVAVVLTAGLSPGAAAPLPDRVTIGFALPLTGAAAREGTESREGAEVAAKIINDAGGVRVGNQRVRMELVFEDDRCSPAGGTEAANRLVARRVDFAAGSFCSSAALAMQPIFAQAGIPQVIYAFATDLTGAAREKANAVLSVRLGPQAKVEMAPLAKYAAMVNNHRRFFAMAQNTDFGRSMITEFRATLERLGGRFVAEPEFYAFPGTTDFRTLLTKARGSGADAIVAIGLVGEMIGISLQFRELGLTQGFYGSDLLEDVAYQEAVGARANGFFFPWVYDDGVDPRRFTRTEPETMARTMSLTFLNNFKKRATRNNGWGWGTIYLLQQAIERAGTTEASAVVRRILSGEKFELPLGSYGFLSCGQADVRVGVGTYAEGRRTLLVDREFSGKPPVVLTSADLCPRR
- a CDS encoding dihydrodipicolinate synthase family protein — translated: MFDRMKREAMFDRTKLRGVVVPAVTPFEDDGCTVSEPGVHQLVEFLVEQGIHGIFVAGTTGEAPALDDLQWRRLVQAASKALRGRVPLLAGVIAPTTALAAARARQAADLGADVVVATTPYYYLPTQRELLGHFQAIARATPLPVLLYNIPQNTKVPIGLAACRELAGLGQIVGLKDSAGNVTEFRQAVTALRAGGRDFRMFLGTDHLTDVAVLVGAQGTVPSLGNVAGRELVAAFEAAEAGDWARSARHQERAAALARIYDVRGEIHQTGIIVGLKCALTLLGIPAGPPAPPALPPTGEEVRQVEAILREGGLLP
- a CDS encoding tripartite tricarboxylate transporter permease, encoding PALRAVWRHRVNAVRGGLVGLISGVLPGAGADIGAWLAYGVAKRFSREPRKFGRGSMEAIVEAGVANNSDLAAEWIPTLVFGIPGDAFTAVVLGILMMKGMRPGPAILHNYADVLVAVYITFILANLLMVPLGFLAIRASSQMVRLPRNVLVPAILMMCVVGAYAINNSLFDVGLMLGMGILGFILEAMEFPVAPIVLGLVLGPLLEQNFMISLIKSEGHLLLFFSRPVSVALGVLTIGVWLLPLATLAWRLLRRRKAAPEPAAEG